In Achromobacter spanius, the following proteins share a genomic window:
- a CDS encoding LysR family transcriptional regulator, translating into MIDNMPDLNLVRLFVAMVESRNLSAAAVRCGMTRSNMSHRLKRLELDLGAQLFRRTTRHVELTQAGQLLYQHGIRLLDEMRAVQAAIDSLDGAVRGDVRIRLPTGLGHLYLAPVLLEFARAHPDISLRVHINDGIGDLISAEVDMALKITSSPPEDHVARRVCGIQWCLCASPAFLADAEPVQKMEHLGRCDLIAPQSLGRRFDLRLKQEHGDPLILRVTPRLQSGDYPFLRDAVLAGLGVALLPRYAVWKQLRDRELLEVLPEFEPEGVGDAIYLLTAPNRFPSMATRVLADFIREHIERHMQDWERQRPARKPA; encoded by the coding sequence ATGATTGACAATATGCCGGACCTGAACCTGGTCAGACTCTTCGTGGCAATGGTGGAATCGCGCAATCTGAGCGCCGCCGCCGTGCGCTGCGGCATGACGCGATCGAACATGTCGCATCGGCTCAAGCGGCTTGAGCTGGACCTGGGCGCGCAGCTTTTCCGGCGCACCACGCGGCATGTCGAGCTGACGCAGGCCGGCCAGTTGCTGTATCAGCACGGCATCCGCCTGTTGGACGAGATGCGCGCGGTGCAAGCCGCCATCGATAGCCTGGATGGCGCCGTCAGGGGAGACGTGCGCATCCGGCTGCCGACGGGCCTGGGGCATCTGTATCTGGCGCCTGTGCTGCTTGAATTCGCGCGCGCGCATCCCGACATTTCGCTGCGCGTGCATATCAACGACGGCATCGGAGACCTGATCTCCGCCGAAGTCGACATGGCGCTGAAGATCACCTCATCGCCGCCCGAGGACCATGTTGCGCGTCGTGTGTGCGGCATCCAATGGTGCCTGTGCGCGTCGCCGGCATTCCTGGCGGACGCCGAGCCGGTGCAGAAGATGGAGCACTTGGGGCGATGCGATCTGATTGCCCCGCAGTCCCTGGGCCGCCGCTTTGACCTGCGCTTGAAGCAGGAGCACGGAGACCCGCTGATCCTGCGCGTGACGCCCAGGCTGCAATCGGGCGACTATCCGTTCCTGCGGGACGCGGTCCTGGCGGGGCTGGGCGTGGCCTTGCTGCCCCGCTACGCGGTATGGAAACAGTTGCGCGACCGGGAACTGCTTGAAGTGCTGCCCGAGTTTGAACCCGAAGGCGTCGGCGACGCCATCTACCTGCTTACTGCGCCCAACCGCTTTCCGTCGATGGCGACCCGCGTGCTTGCCGACTTCATTCGCGAGCATATTGAGCGGCATATGCAGGATTGGGAAAGGCAGCGTCCCGCGCGCAAGCCGGCGTGA
- a CDS encoding CaiB/BaiF CoA transferase family protein, which translates to MPTTPIDPTSGPYSGPHSGPHSGPYSGLRVLDLSQGIAGPYCAQILWEQGADVVKVEPPDGDWGRHVGVVRDGESALSIAYNVGKRGVCVDARQPRGKALLAQMAQRADVLIQNFRPGVAERMGVGYDSLAERCPGLVYVSISGYGPDGPCANAPASDSVMQADSGLMFANQTPEGEPRRIGLLMADIATALYAVQATSAALYQQARGGRGQHVQLSLFQACAALQVNDILAFGMAGARATGAVSAPNGVFSTADASLSVLALNNDQFARLCRALERTDWLTDPALSSNEGRMAQRERLHRELAAQLAAQPAAHWVERFAREDVLHARVRDYDSLATHPQAAHIGLLDSLAQPGGEPLPFARVPGAAARRPLQAAPAIGQHTVAVLTEWGVPPSDIQSMLDMGVLRQASSAQGEY; encoded by the coding sequence ATGCCGACCACGCCGATCGACCCTACATCCGGCCCGTATTCAGGCCCGCATTCAGGCCCGCATTCAGGCCCATATTCAGGCCTGCGCGTACTGGACCTGAGTCAGGGAATCGCGGGCCCTTACTGCGCCCAGATTCTCTGGGAGCAAGGCGCGGATGTCGTGAAAGTGGAGCCTCCGGACGGTGATTGGGGCCGCCATGTCGGCGTCGTGCGCGACGGTGAAAGCGCGCTGTCGATCGCCTACAACGTGGGCAAGCGCGGCGTATGCGTGGATGCCCGCCAGCCTCGGGGCAAAGCCTTGCTGGCGCAAATGGCGCAACGTGCCGATGTCTTGATCCAGAATTTCCGTCCCGGCGTCGCCGAGCGCATGGGCGTGGGCTACGACAGTCTGGCGGAGCGCTGCCCGGGCCTGGTGTACGTGTCCATCAGCGGCTACGGGCCGGATGGCCCTTGCGCGAACGCGCCGGCGTCGGACTCGGTGATGCAGGCCGACAGCGGGCTGATGTTCGCGAACCAGACGCCCGAGGGCGAGCCGCGCCGGATCGGCCTGCTGATGGCCGACATCGCCACGGCGCTGTATGCCGTCCAAGCCACCAGTGCCGCGCTGTATCAGCAGGCGCGTGGGGGCCGAGGCCAGCACGTGCAGTTGAGCCTGTTCCAGGCCTGCGCCGCATTGCAGGTCAACGACATCCTGGCGTTCGGCATGGCGGGCGCACGCGCGACGGGCGCGGTCAGCGCGCCCAACGGCGTGTTCAGTACGGCGGACGCAAGCCTGTCGGTCCTGGCGCTGAACAACGACCAGTTCGCGCGGCTTTGCCGTGCGCTGGAGCGTACCGACTGGCTGACCGACCCGGCGCTATCCAGCAACGAAGGTCGCATGGCGCAGCGCGAGCGTCTGCATCGCGAACTGGCCGCTCAGCTTGCGGCGCAACCTGCCGCGCACTGGGTCGAGCGCTTCGCGCGCGAAGATGTGTTGCATGCGCGGGTCAGGGACTACGACAGCTTGGCCACGCACCCGCAGGCCGCGCATATCGGCCTGCTGGATTCCCTGGCGCAGCCCGGTGGCGAGCCACTGCCGTTCGCGCGCGTGCCAGGCGCGGCTGCGCGCCGGCCATTGCAAGCCGCGCCCGCGATCGGCCAGCATACGGTTGCCGTGCTGACGGAGTGGGGGGTGCCGCCGTCGGACATTCAGTCCATGCTGGACATGGGCGTGCTGCGCCAAGCGTCATCTGCTCAAGGGGAGTACTGA
- a CDS encoding autotransporter outer membrane beta-barrel domain-containing protein has translation MAVAALGVPSAGAAPITWVGGGGGGFWSVPANWGGTLPSMADDVYVAASTVQLDGMSEAGSLLVGDTAAGALVFRTGGSLTTGSFVLGNGGGSSGSAVLGGVGAGNVWNSMNGTIAKGVNSTGFVTVTDPGSRLEVVANLFVGELGTAALAINNGGVVQVGVLAAGRGGDAWGDIQVADAGSTLQAGTLLVGGDEFGPASTSARGSVSVKAGASLIATEISIADSALSTGSVQVSGAGSSLDSALAVKVGHLGGGVFELSDAGRVTSGGLVAANKVGSTGSVSLTGAGSSWTSSGPVEIGKEGSGTLLIGDGATLSGTSGFVGIGAGSVSTASIGGAGASWINSGIFVVGDANGARGGVGISNGGQLSSLNGTLGRRAGSYGNVTISGDGANWTSTGPVTVGDAGEGRLLLMFGGALNASEVVIANAAGSKGTLVMGTPADFGAAPVGVLNAPVLRFGAGDGELLFNFVGPALTYGGSIQGNGRVNILSGDVILTGTSSNTGLTTVSASSLTVNGALAGPVSVGAGATLRGSGSVGSTTLAAGSVLSPGNSIGTLTVNGDLTFAPGATYRVEAAPASANSDRVVVNGIARLAGSVLHVGPDGNFTPNLSYTILSANSVQGKFESVSSNYAFLDPQLSYSATDVKLGLLQTRTFPTGANTPNQRAVAGALESMGADSALRQYAATLAVGQTEDAFDSLSGEVHASVSSTLLQGAAQVRETPLAKLRANLQATARAGTPTAAVGVSDAPASTGAMPVSGALPAWAEVVGNWQTIDADGNAAQIRQHVGGLFVGADRAVGAGWRVGGALGYTDSKARVDERSSQADVSSYSALVYGGKSFAAGPGAWQFLAGAGYTWHDISTRRYANSQTAALTADYGASTSQVFTELAYARQVGERTTLEPFVGLAWSDLRTRGFAESGGDAPLSGESGSTQQTYTTLGLRAAQGFEAAGRQGRVFGTVGWRHVFGDVKPESVLAFDAGQPFTVAGTPIGRDAALVELGAEMEIARTASVRLGYAGQYAGDSREHTLTANVRWQF, from the coding sequence ATGGCGGTTGCGGCCCTTGGCGTGCCATCCGCCGGTGCGGCGCCCATCACCTGGGTCGGTGGTGGAGGCGGAGGGTTCTGGAGCGTCCCCGCGAACTGGGGCGGCACGCTGCCCAGCATGGCGGACGATGTCTATGTCGCAGCCAGCACGGTTCAGCTCGACGGCATGAGCGAAGCGGGCTCGCTGCTGGTAGGCGACACCGCCGCCGGCGCACTGGTGTTTCGGACGGGCGGAAGCCTGACTACCGGCAGCTTCGTGCTGGGCAATGGTGGTGGCTCAAGCGGGTCAGCCGTATTGGGGGGAGTTGGCGCCGGCAACGTCTGGAACTCCATGAACGGCACGATCGCCAAGGGCGTCAACAGCACGGGGTTCGTGACGGTGACGGATCCGGGGAGTCGGCTCGAAGTAGTGGCTAACTTGTTTGTGGGTGAGCTTGGAACCGCTGCGCTGGCCATCAACAATGGGGGCGTGGTGCAGGTAGGCGTTTTGGCAGCGGGGCGTGGCGGGGACGCCTGGGGGGACATCCAGGTGGCGGACGCAGGCTCCACGTTGCAAGCCGGCACCTTGCTGGTTGGCGGCGATGAGTTCGGCCCGGCCAGCACGAGCGCTCGGGGCTCGGTGAGCGTAAAGGCGGGCGCGTCGCTTATCGCCACCGAGATCAGCATTGCGGACTCGGCGCTTTCCACGGGTTCTGTCCAAGTGAGCGGCGCGGGATCGTCGCTGGATTCGGCACTGGCCGTAAAGGTGGGGCATCTTGGCGGCGGCGTGTTTGAACTCAGCGATGCGGGGCGCGTAACCAGCGGCGGTCTGGTCGCCGCCAATAAGGTGGGATCGACAGGCAGCGTCTCGCTGACGGGCGCCGGTTCGTCCTGGACCAGTTCCGGGCCTGTGGAAATCGGCAAAGAGGGCAGCGGCACGCTGCTGATAGGCGACGGCGCGACACTCAGCGGCACATCCGGCTTCGTCGGCATCGGTGCGGGCAGCGTCAGCACGGCCTCGATTGGCGGGGCGGGGGCTTCGTGGATCAACAGCGGGATTTTTGTTGTTGGCGACGCTAACGGCGCGCGGGGCGGCGTGGGTATTTCCAACGGCGGGCAACTCAGCAGCCTGAACGGCACCTTGGGCAGGCGCGCCGGGTCCTATGGCAACGTGACGATTTCGGGCGATGGGGCGAACTGGACGTCGACCGGCCCGGTGACCGTGGGGGATGCAGGCGAAGGACGCCTGCTGCTGATGTTTGGGGGCGCGCTGAACGCGAGTGAGGTCGTGATCGCGAACGCCGCTGGTTCCAAGGGCACGCTGGTCATGGGCACGCCGGCGGATTTTGGCGCGGCGCCAGTCGGTGTGCTGAACGCGCCGGTGCTGCGCTTTGGCGCGGGGGATGGCGAATTGCTGTTCAACTTCGTCGGCCCGGCCCTGACGTATGGCGGCAGCATTCAAGGCAATGGCCGGGTCAACATTCTGTCGGGCGACGTAATCCTGACTGGCACCAGCAGCAACACCGGCTTGACGACGGTGTCGGCAAGCTCGCTGACGGTCAATGGCGCGCTGGCGGGGCCGGTCAGCGTGGGCGCGGGCGCCACGTTGCGTGGGTCGGGTTCGGTGGGGTCGACCACATTGGCCGCCGGGTCGGTGTTGAGCCCCGGCAATTCGATCGGCACATTGACGGTCAATGGCGACCTGACCTTCGCGCCTGGCGCAACCTACCGCGTCGAAGCGGCGCCGGCATCGGCCAACAGCGATCGGGTGGTGGTGAACGGCATTGCGCGCCTGGCCGGTTCGGTGCTGCACGTCGGGCCGGACGGCAACTTTACGCCCAACCTGAGCTACACCATTCTTAGCGCCAATTCGGTGCAGGGCAAGTTCGAGAGTGTGTCGTCGAACTATGCCTTCCTGGATCCCCAGCTTTCCTACAGCGCGACGGACGTGAAGCTGGGCTTGCTGCAGACGCGCACCTTTCCTACGGGCGCCAATACGCCCAACCAGCGCGCCGTGGCCGGCGCCCTGGAAAGCATGGGCGCCGACAGCGCGTTGCGCCAGTACGCGGCGACGTTGGCGGTGGGCCAGACCGAAGACGCCTTCGACAGCCTGTCGGGTGAAGTACACGCCAGCGTGTCCAGCACGCTGCTTCAGGGCGCGGCGCAGGTGCGCGAGACACCCTTGGCCAAGCTGCGCGCGAACCTTCAGGCGACTGCGCGGGCAGGGACGCCCACCGCCGCCGTGGGCGTATCGGATGCCCCGGCTTCAACCGGCGCAATGCCCGTGTCCGGCGCCTTGCCGGCCTGGGCCGAGGTCGTGGGCAATTGGCAGACCATTGATGCAGACGGCAACGCCGCGCAAATCCGCCAGCACGTCGGCGGACTCTTCGTGGGCGCCGATCGTGCCGTGGGCGCGGGCTGGCGCGTTGGCGGCGCACTGGGCTACACCGACAGCAAGGCCCGTGTCGACGAACGGTCTTCACAGGCGGACGTGTCCAGTTACAGCGCGCTGGTCTATGGCGGAAAGTCCTTTGCCGCCGGGCCCGGCGCCTGGCAGTTCCTGGCGGGCGCGGGCTACACGTGGCACGACATCTCCACGCGGCGCTATGCCAACAGTCAAACCGCCGCGTTGACGGCGGACTATGGCGCCAGCACCAGCCAGGTGTTCACGGAATTGGCGTATGCAAGGCAAGTGGGGGAACGCACCACGCTGGAGCCGTTCGTCGGCCTGGCCTGGAGCGACCTGCGCACGCGTGGCTTTGCCGAAAGCGGCGGCGACGCCCCGCTGTCGGGCGAGTCCGGCAGCACGCAGCAAACCTATACAACGTTAGGTCTGCGCGCGGCGCAAGGCTTCGAGGCCGCCGGCCGTCAGGGCAGGGTGTTCGGCACCGTGGGCTGGCGCCACGTGTTCGGCGACGTGAAGCCGGAATCGGTACTGGCGTTTGATGCGGGGCAGCCGTTCACCGTCGCGGGCACGCCCATCGGGCGCGACGCGGCGCTGGTGGAGTTAGGGGCCGAAATGGAGATTGCGCGCACGGCGTCGGTGCGGCTAGGGTATGCCGGACAATATGCCGGCGACAGCCGCGAGCATACGCTCACCGCGAATGTGCGCTGGCAGTTTTAA
- a CDS encoding MFS transporter: MSQPNSFNLRQIAVPAFGPSLLYGISNGAILPVIALTARDQGASLATAGLIAALIGVGSLLSNIPSALITERFGEKRAMAGAALLSMIGLLLVITVPNLWVLALAMLMQGCAQSVFQLARQSYMIEVVPITYRARALSTLGGTTRIGTFIGPFAGAALIHFVGLEGAYWIAICAMFGAGFIAIKAPDIEPSGGKKAGAPRARIGEVARDHRGVYATLGVGVMLISALRASRQVVIPLWADHLGLDATTTSLVYGLVAAVDMSVFYPAGKVMDQRGRLWVALPCTLLMGLSLMAIPLTGGVASFILVSALLGFGNGIGSGIVMTLGADAAPPGARTQFLGIWRFMADLGASGGPVALSALTALVSLGGASFGVGTLGLVAAGVFWRWLPRRAQA, encoded by the coding sequence ATGTCGCAACCCAATTCGTTCAATCTCAGGCAGATCGCCGTGCCGGCGTTCGGCCCGTCGCTGCTGTACGGCATCAGCAACGGCGCCATTCTTCCCGTCATCGCGCTCACCGCGCGCGACCAGGGCGCATCGCTGGCCACCGCCGGGCTGATCGCCGCCCTGATCGGGGTCGGCTCGCTGCTCTCCAACATTCCATCCGCACTGATCACCGAGCGCTTCGGCGAGAAGCGCGCCATGGCCGGCGCCGCCCTGCTGAGCATGATCGGCCTGCTGCTCGTCATCACCGTCCCCAATCTCTGGGTGCTGGCGCTGGCCATGCTGATGCAGGGGTGCGCCCAGTCGGTGTTTCAGTTGGCGCGCCAGAGCTACATGATCGAGGTCGTACCAATAACGTACCGGGCACGCGCCCTGTCCACGCTGGGCGGCACGACGCGCATCGGCACCTTCATCGGCCCCTTCGCGGGCGCGGCGCTCATTCATTTCGTGGGGCTGGAAGGCGCATACTGGATTGCCATCTGCGCCATGTTCGGCGCGGGCTTCATCGCCATCAAGGCGCCCGACATCGAGCCCTCGGGTGGCAAGAAGGCGGGTGCGCCCCGTGCTCGCATCGGCGAGGTCGCGCGCGACCATCGCGGTGTGTACGCCACGCTGGGCGTGGGCGTGATGCTGATCAGCGCACTGCGCGCCTCGCGCCAGGTGGTGATTCCGCTGTGGGCAGATCACCTGGGCCTGGACGCTACCACCACGTCACTCGTGTACGGGCTGGTGGCCGCGGTCGACATGTCGGTGTTCTATCCGGCGGGCAAGGTCATGGACCAGCGCGGCCGCCTGTGGGTGGCGCTGCCGTGCACGCTGCTGATGGGGCTGAGCCTGATGGCGATTCCGCTCACCGGCGGCGTGGCGAGCTTCATCCTGGTGTCGGCGCTGCTGGGCTTCGGCAACGGCATCGGGTCAGGCATCGTAATGACGCTGGGCGCCGACGCCGCGCCCCCGGGCGCACGCACCCAGTTCCTCGGCATCTGGCGCTTCATGGCCGACCTGGGCGCAAGCGGCGGCCCGGTGGCGCTGTCGGCGCTGACCGCCCTGGTGTCGCTGGGCGGCGCATCATTCGGCGTGGGCACGCTGGGCCTGGTGGCGGCGGGCGTGTTCTGGCGCTGGCTGCCTCGCCGCGCGCAGGCTTGA
- a CDS encoding MarR family winged helix-turn-helix transcriptional regulator, which translates to MARSPSSKPTTSKSAPTSPSPAVAEVDALLRNFRLEDVPSHLLRRAHFKAEEIFATTFAGEGVTPRQKAALVLLYQEPGLSQNSLAERLAMDRNTVAEMVRRMHGGGLIERRPSPTDARAYQLYVAPAGLDLLCRVMPRDVVVEDQLLARLPEEYRGLFVKCLRLIAEYGNEADAPKPDLQAD; encoded by the coding sequence ATGGCCCGTTCACCTTCCTCCAAGCCCACCACATCCAAGTCCGCCCCGACTTCGCCCTCACCCGCCGTGGCGGAAGTCGACGCATTGCTGCGGAATTTCCGGCTTGAAGATGTACCGTCGCATCTCTTGCGACGCGCTCACTTCAAGGCCGAAGAGATCTTCGCCACGACGTTTGCGGGCGAAGGCGTAACGCCCAGGCAGAAAGCCGCCTTGGTCCTGCTTTATCAAGAGCCGGGGCTTAGCCAGAACTCCTTGGCGGAACGCTTGGCGATGGACCGCAACACGGTCGCCGAGATGGTAAGACGCATGCATGGCGGCGGGCTGATAGAGCGCAGGCCGTCGCCGACGGATGCCCGCGCCTACCAGCTTTACGTGGCGCCGGCCGGGCTGGACCTGCTATGCAGAGTGATGCCGCGCGATGTGGTGGTGGAAGACCAACTGCTTGCTCGCCTGCCCGAGGAATACCGCGGCCTGTTCGTCAAATGTCTGCGCCTGATCGCCGAGTACGGCAATGAGGCGGACGCGCCAAAACCGGATCTCCAAGCTGATTGA
- a CDS encoding tRNA U-34 5-methylaminomethyl-2-thiouridine biosynthesis protein, with protein MSEGVILSGFLAPHPPHLVYGENPPQNEPRSEGGWEPLRWAYEQARESIERMKPDVLLVHSPHWITQVGHHFLGVPRLSGRSVDPIFPNIFRYDFGMDVDVELAEACCAEAANLGLVSKMMRNPKFRPDYGTITTLHMIRPQWDIPVVGISANNTPYFLNTQEGQGEMDLLGRATREAIRKTGRRAVLLASNTLSHWHFHEEPELPEDMTKEHPERYDGYKWDVRMINLMRQGRMKETFQLLPQFIDEAFAEVKSGAFTWMHAAMGYPELAGRLHGYGTVISTGNAVIEWNLQEAGLSSLAPATQAA; from the coding sequence ATGAGTGAAGGAGTGATTCTTTCCGGCTTCCTGGCGCCGCATCCCCCGCACCTGGTCTACGGCGAAAACCCACCCCAGAACGAGCCTCGGTCCGAAGGCGGCTGGGAGCCGCTGCGCTGGGCGTATGAGCAGGCACGCGAGAGCATTGAACGCATGAAGCCTGACGTGCTGCTGGTGCATTCCCCGCATTGGATTACGCAGGTGGGGCATCACTTTCTGGGCGTGCCACGGCTTAGCGGGCGGTCGGTCGACCCTATCTTCCCCAACATATTCCGCTATGACTTCGGCATGGACGTGGACGTTGAACTGGCCGAGGCCTGCTGCGCAGAGGCCGCCAATCTAGGCCTGGTCAGCAAGATGATGCGCAATCCGAAGTTCCGGCCCGACTACGGAACGATCACCACGCTGCACATGATCCGGCCGCAATGGGACATTCCTGTGGTGGGCATATCCGCCAACAACACGCCATATTTCCTGAACACCCAGGAAGGCCAGGGCGAGATGGACCTTCTGGGCCGCGCCACGCGGGAAGCAATCCGCAAGACCGGACGCCGCGCCGTCCTGCTGGCCAGCAACACCTTGTCCCACTGGCATTTTCATGAAGAACCCGAGCTGCCCGAGGACATGACCAAGGAACATCCCGAGCGCTACGACGGCTACAAGTGGGATGTGCGCATGATCAACCTGATGCGGCAGGGACGCATGAAAGAAACCTTCCAGCTTCTGCCCCAGTTCATTGATGAAGCCTTCGCCGAAGTGAAGTCTGGCGCCTTCACCTGGATGCACGCCGCGATGGGCTATCCCGAACTTGCCGGCCGCTTGCATGGCTACGGCACCGTCATCAGTACCGGCAACGCGGTGATCGAATGGAACCTTCAGGAAGCGGGCCTTTCAAGCCTGGCGCCGGCAACCCAAGCAGCCTGA
- a CDS encoding Bug family tripartite tricarboxylate transporter substrate binding protein: MHAITARLARRASRSRVALSTRKLAAAALASGLATGPLTALAADTAFPTKPITMVVPYPPGGPTDIVARLVAAEMSKTIGQNIIVDNKPGASGMIGADLVARAAPDGYTFLANASLHVINPYIYKSMRYDAFKDFAPITQLADVPLVLVVPQTGKVRTVKELIAQGKTQPLNFGSAGSASAQQLAGESFKVRSGLTMQHVPYKGSAPALTDLVGGQIQLMFDSMPSAMPFIKSGKLRAVAVTTARRVDELPDVPTMAESGFPGFDISTWYGLWAPKGTPPEIVAKLADHAARALKQPNVVTQYTALGAKPVGSDPATFTRFNVSEGQKWRDIVTAAQITPQ, translated from the coding sequence ATGCATGCCATCACCGCCCGACTCGCCCGCAGGGCGAGCCGCTCCCGCGTAGCACTATCCACCCGCAAACTGGCCGCTGCCGCGCTGGCCTCGGGCCTTGCCACCGGCCCATTGACCGCGTTGGCGGCGGACACCGCGTTTCCCACCAAGCCGATCACCATGGTCGTCCCGTACCCGCCGGGCGGCCCGACGGATATCGTGGCGCGCCTGGTGGCTGCGGAAATGTCCAAGACCATCGGACAGAACATCATCGTTGACAACAAGCCGGGCGCAAGCGGCATGATCGGCGCGGATCTCGTGGCGCGCGCCGCGCCGGATGGCTATACCTTTCTGGCCAACGCATCGTTGCACGTGATCAATCCGTATATCTACAAGTCCATGCGCTACGACGCCTTCAAGGATTTCGCGCCCATCACTCAGTTGGCCGACGTGCCCTTGGTGCTGGTGGTGCCGCAGACGGGCAAGGTTCGTACCGTTAAGGAATTAATCGCGCAGGGCAAGACGCAGCCGCTTAATTTCGGATCGGCCGGCTCTGCATCGGCGCAGCAGCTTGCAGGAGAGTCCTTCAAGGTGCGCTCCGGTCTGACAATGCAGCACGTGCCCTACAAGGGCAGCGCGCCGGCATTGACGGATCTGGTGGGCGGACAGATCCAGCTGATGTTTGATTCGATGCCTTCGGCCATGCCGTTCATCAAGTCCGGCAAGCTGCGCGCGGTGGCGGTCACGACCGCGCGGCGGGTGGATGAGCTTCCCGACGTGCCGACCATGGCGGAATCCGGCTTTCCGGGCTTTGATATCAGCACCTGGTATGGCCTGTGGGCGCCCAAGGGTACGCCGCCCGAGATCGTGGCCAAGCTGGCCGACCATGCCGCGCGAGCACTCAAGCAGCCCAACGTCGTGACGCAGTACACGGCGCTTGGCGCCAAGCCGGTGGGTTCGGACCCCGCCACGTTCACGCGCTTCAATGTCTCCGAGGGACAAAAGTGGCGCGACATCGTGACGGCGGCGCAGATAACACCGCAATAG
- a CDS encoding NADPH:quinone oxidoreductase family protein codes for MRALICHRHGPVEDVLPGDMPDAPAPGAHDVTVAVEVASVSHATKLLIEGRYQSRPPLPFVPGTEAAGRVIACGAEVTRLKPGDKVVALSRWGCYAEQLTLPEHTVYPVPDDLPLLSALPIPISYGTAWCALLWRAAMQPGDTVLVLGAGSGVGLAAVEIASSLGASVLACASTEAKRQAALAAGAAHAFAADENMVQAVKAASGGRGADVVLDAVGGDAFERSVRAAAANARMVSVGFASGRVPDVPLNLLLVKNIALHGFFFGRYIGWTPADERIVHAPAMQRTMSTLFDWARSKRIRPAVTAVYPITGLAAALAALESRQVVGKVAITITTETNPCMPSPPDSPAGRAAPA; via the coding sequence ATGCGCGCGCTGATCTGCCATCGCCATGGTCCGGTTGAAGACGTCTTGCCGGGCGACATGCCGGACGCCCCGGCCCCTGGCGCCCACGACGTCACGGTTGCCGTGGAGGTCGCAAGCGTCAGCCACGCAACCAAGCTGCTGATCGAAGGGCGCTATCAAAGCCGGCCGCCCCTGCCATTCGTGCCTGGCACCGAAGCGGCCGGGCGCGTGATTGCTTGCGGGGCGGAAGTCACGCGTCTGAAGCCGGGCGACAAGGTGGTGGCGCTGTCGCGCTGGGGTTGCTACGCGGAACAACTGACCTTGCCCGAGCACACCGTCTATCCCGTGCCGGACGACTTGCCGCTGCTGTCCGCGCTGCCCATTCCCATTTCCTACGGGACGGCCTGGTGCGCCTTGCTGTGGCGCGCCGCCATGCAGCCGGGCGACACGGTGCTGGTGCTGGGGGCCGGGTCTGGCGTCGGCTTGGCGGCGGTGGAGATCGCTTCGTCGTTGGGCGCCTCGGTGCTGGCCTGCGCCAGCACCGAGGCCAAACGCCAGGCCGCGCTGGCGGCGGGCGCCGCGCATGCGTTTGCCGCCGACGAAAATATGGTGCAGGCGGTCAAGGCGGCAAGTGGCGGGCGCGGCGCCGACGTGGTGCTGGATGCCGTGGGGGGTGACGCCTTCGAGCGCAGCGTGCGGGCGGCGGCGGCCAATGCGCGGATGGTCTCGGTGGGCTTCGCCAGTGGCCGCGTGCCCGACGTGCCCCTGAACCTGCTGCTTGTGAAGAACATTGCCCTGCATGGGTTTTTCTTTGGCCGCTACATCGGTTGGACGCCTGCTGACGAACGCATCGTCCACGCGCCCGCCATGCAGCGCACGATGTCCACTTTGTTTGACTGGGCCCGCAGCAAGCGGATCCGGCCAGCTGTAACGGCGGTCTATCCGATCACCGGTCTTGCCGCAGCACTCGCCGCCCTGGAAAGCCGACAAGTCGTCGGCAAGGTGGCGATCACAATAACGACGGAGACAAACCCATGCATGCCATCACCGCCCGACTCGCCCGCAGGGCGAGCCGCTCCCGCGTAG